One segment of Mycolicibacterium neworleansense DNA contains the following:
- a CDS encoding bifunctional nitrate reductase/sulfite reductase flavoprotein subunit alpha codes for MADGAAPGPDRDTTQRTACSYCGVGCGIEVTTRIDDGRRVIARVRGDKLHPTNFGRLCTKGAMHAEMMAADDDRLTSALLRPSRADELLPTPVDDAVAEAGRRLRAIVDEHGPDAVALYVSGQMTLEAQYLATKLAKGFLRTAHIESNSRLCMASAGTGFKQSLGADGPPGSYTDFDRADLFFVTGANMADCHPILFLRMADRLKAGAKLIVVDPRRTATAERADLFLQIKPGTDLALLNGLLHLLVANGDIDHEFIAEHTTGWEAMPEFLADYPPARVAEITGIPEGDIRTAAAMIAEAGEWMSCWTMGLNQSTHGTWNTNAICNLHLATGAICRPGSGPMSLTGQPNAMGGREMGYMGPGLPGQRSALVADDRAFVETQWGVGPGTIRSEAGQGTIGMFEQMEQGTIKACWIICTNPVASVANRKTVINGLEAAELVIVQDAYRSTATNHYADILLPAALWAESEGVMVNSERNLTLLSPSLAPLGQARPDWQLICQVAAHLGFAEHFDYQSAEEIFDEIRRFANPRTGYDLRGASYERLRQTPLQWPVPPLDASGDGDDRNPIRYLNDGVSQDLFAGADGHRPRLAFATPSRRAVFHPRPHMDAAELPDDDYPMVLNTGRLQHQWHTMTKTGKVDKLNKLNPAPFVEIHPLDALELDIVEGQPVELTSRRGRAVLPAKVSDRVRPGNCFAPFHWNDEHGEYLTVNAVTNDAVDPDSLQPEFKACAVSLRPVRSVDGTPALHPLAAEIGMTATHKPTLSQDEKIYLAGFFTGLPDEPVGVPVLPATAPLSARVRLWVDGVLAGRYSRVGDFGPGDRSVPDGPLVLWASQTGTAEEFAAGLAGRIAGASLVNMDELELTDLAAARDILVVTSTFGDGGPPDNGADFWSRLQAADAPQLHGLRYAVLGIGDKSYDNFCGHARSLDRRLADLGATKLVERAECEAYDDEPLRRWADTVTTVLTGATPVPAVVGGGIRTVIPTEPDEFTRAKPILAIMARNELLTTPTAAKEVRQFGFDISEYDVSYAVGDSLGVYASNDPVVVDSWLAATALDPGSVIEVDGVEQSLRDALISSYDICRVTPDLLRFVADSSSDRSAAKILRSSGERRNNWLRHRNGLDIVTEFAVRAEPEQWQEVLVRLTPRQYSISSSPLVSPHEVQLTVSVVRYRGAGGTARGGVCSTFLADRAAAAPVFLQRSPHFRPPEDADTPMIMVGPGTGVAPFRGFLQERRALGHGGRNWLFFGDQHRRENFYYRDDLEDMVRDGFLTRLDLAFSRDQADRVYVQHKMLDHGADLWRWLDDGAHFYVCGDATRMAKDVDATLTTILRTHGGMSEDAARDYKRELVAQKRYVRDVY; via the coding sequence ATGGCGGATGGCGCGGCCCCGGGTCCGGACCGGGACACGACCCAGCGGACTGCGTGTTCGTACTGTGGTGTCGGCTGCGGTATCGAGGTCACTACCAGGATCGATGACGGCCGGAGAGTGATCGCCCGGGTCCGCGGCGACAAGCTGCATCCGACGAACTTCGGTCGGTTGTGCACCAAGGGGGCCATGCATGCCGAGATGATGGCGGCCGACGACGACCGGCTCACCTCCGCTTTGCTGCGCCCGAGCCGTGCCGATGAGCTGCTGCCCACTCCGGTCGACGATGCGGTTGCCGAGGCCGGACGCCGGCTGCGGGCCATCGTCGACGAGCACGGCCCCGATGCCGTCGCGCTCTATGTGTCCGGCCAGATGACGCTGGAGGCGCAGTACCTGGCCACCAAACTCGCGAAGGGTTTCCTGCGTACCGCGCACATCGAATCGAACTCCCGGCTGTGTATGGCCAGTGCGGGCACCGGTTTCAAGCAATCGCTCGGTGCCGACGGGCCGCCGGGGTCCTACACCGACTTCGACCGGGCCGACCTGTTCTTCGTCACCGGTGCGAACATGGCCGACTGCCATCCGATTCTGTTCCTGCGCATGGCAGACCGGCTCAAGGCCGGCGCCAAGCTGATCGTGGTGGATCCGCGCCGCACCGCCACGGCCGAACGCGCCGATCTGTTCCTGCAGATCAAGCCGGGCACCGACCTGGCCCTGCTCAACGGCCTGCTGCACCTGTTGGTGGCCAACGGCGACATCGACCACGAGTTCATCGCCGAGCACACCACGGGCTGGGAGGCGATGCCGGAATTCCTGGCCGACTACCCGCCGGCGCGCGTCGCCGAGATCACCGGGATCCCGGAGGGCGACATCCGCACCGCCGCGGCGATGATCGCCGAGGCCGGGGAGTGGATGAGCTGCTGGACCATGGGGCTCAATCAGAGCACCCACGGAACCTGGAACACCAACGCCATCTGCAACCTGCATCTGGCCACCGGCGCCATCTGCCGGCCCGGCAGCGGACCGATGTCGCTGACCGGTCAGCCCAACGCCATGGGCGGCCGCGAAATGGGTTACATGGGACCGGGTCTGCCCGGCCAGCGGTCGGCCCTCGTGGCCGATGACCGGGCGTTCGTCGAGACGCAGTGGGGCGTGGGTCCCGGCACCATCCGTTCCGAGGCCGGCCAGGGAACCATCGGCATGTTCGAGCAGATGGAGCAGGGCACGATCAAGGCGTGTTGGATCATCTGCACGAATCCCGTTGCCAGCGTGGCCAACCGGAAGACCGTGATCAACGGCCTGGAGGCCGCGGAGCTGGTGATCGTGCAGGATGCCTACCGGTCCACCGCCACCAATCACTACGCCGACATCCTGCTGCCCGCCGCGCTGTGGGCGGAATCCGAAGGTGTCATGGTCAATTCGGAGCGCAACCTGACGCTGCTGTCCCCGTCGCTCGCCCCGCTCGGGCAGGCCCGGCCGGATTGGCAACTGATCTGCCAGGTGGCCGCACATCTGGGTTTTGCCGAGCATTTCGACTACCAGTCCGCGGAGGAAATCTTCGACGAGATCCGCCGGTTCGCCAACCCCAGGACCGGCTACGACCTGCGCGGCGCCAGCTATGAGCGGTTGCGCCAGACCCCGTTGCAGTGGCCCGTTCCGCCGCTCGACGCCTCGGGTGACGGCGACGACCGGAACCCGATCCGCTACCTCAACGACGGCGTCAGCCAGGACCTGTTCGCCGGCGCCGACGGTCACCGGCCCAGGCTCGCGTTCGCCACCCCTTCGCGGCGGGCCGTCTTCCACCCCCGGCCGCACATGGATGCGGCGGAGTTGCCGGACGACGACTATCCGATGGTGCTCAACACCGGTCGGCTGCAACACCAATGGCACACCATGACCAAGACCGGCAAGGTGGACAAGCTCAACAAGCTCAATCCGGCGCCGTTCGTGGAAATCCATCCGCTGGACGCACTCGAGCTCGACATCGTCGAGGGGCAGCCGGTCGAGTTGACGTCCCGCCGCGGCCGCGCGGTCCTACCGGCGAAGGTGTCCGACCGGGTGCGGCCCGGCAACTGCTTTGCGCCGTTTCACTGGAACGACGAGCATGGGGAATACCTCACCGTCAACGCCGTGACCAACGATGCCGTCGACCCGGACTCGTTGCAGCCGGAGTTCAAGGCGTGCGCAGTCAGCCTGCGCCCGGTCCGGTCGGTCGACGGCACCCCGGCTCTGCACCCGCTGGCGGCTGAGATCGGGATGACCGCCACCCACAAGCCGACGCTGAGCCAGGACGAAAAGATCTATCTGGCGGGGTTTTTCACCGGCCTGCCGGATGAACCGGTGGGAGTGCCGGTGCTTCCGGCGACCGCACCGCTCAGTGCCAGGGTGCGGCTGTGGGTGGACGGGGTGCTGGCCGGGCGATATTCGCGGGTCGGCGACTTCGGGCCGGGAGACCGGTCGGTGCCGGATGGACCGCTGGTGTTGTGGGCCTCGCAGACCGGCACCGCCGAGGAGTTCGCCGCCGGGCTGGCCGGCCGCATCGCCGGGGCTTCGTTGGTCAACATGGACGAACTGGAGCTGACCGACCTGGCTGCCGCACGCGACATCCTGGTCGTCACGAGCACATTCGGAGACGGCGGGCCTCCGGACAACGGCGCCGACTTCTGGAGCCGGCTGCAGGCCGCGGATGCCCCGCAGTTGCACGGACTCCGGTACGCGGTGCTCGGCATCGGCGACAAGTCCTACGACAACTTCTGCGGGCACGCCCGCTCCCTGGACCGGCGGCTGGCCGATCTGGGTGCCACCAAGCTCGTGGAGCGCGCCGAGTGCGAGGCCTACGACGACGAGCCGCTGCGGCGCTGGGCCGACACGGTCACGACGGTGCTCACCGGGGCGACGCCCGTCCCGGCTGTCGTCGGCGGCGGTATCCGCACCGTCATCCCCACCGAACCCGACGAATTCACCAGGGCCAAGCCGATTCTGGCCATCATGGCGCGCAACGAGCTGCTGACGACGCCGACCGCCGCCAAGGAGGTGCGCCAGTTCGGCTTCGACATCTCCGAGTACGACGTGAGTTACGCGGTGGGTGACTCGCTGGGGGTCTACGCCAGCAACGATCCGGTCGTGGTGGACTCCTGGCTGGCGGCTACCGCACTCGACCCGGGCTCGGTGATCGAGGTCGACGGTGTCGAGCAGTCGCTGCGCGACGCGCTCATCTCGTCGTACGACATCTGCCGGGTGACACCGGATCTGTTGCGGTTCGTCGCCGATTCCAGCAGCGACCGGTCGGCGGCCAAGATCCTGCGCAGTTCGGGTGAACGGCGCAACAATTGGCTGCGCCACCGCAACGGCCTCGACATCGTGACCGAGTTCGCGGTGCGCGCCGAACCCGAACAGTGGCAGGAAGTGCTGGTGCGGCTCACCCCGCGTCAATACTCGATCTCGTCGAGCCCGCTGGTCAGTCCGCACGAGGTGCAGCTGACGGTGTCGGTGGTGCGCTACCGCGGGGCCGGCGGTACGGCCCGTGGCGGGGTGTGTTCGACGTTCCTGGCCGACCGCGCCGCGGCCGCACCGGTATTCCTGCAACGCTCACCGCATTTCCGGCCGCCCGAGGATGCCGATACCCCGATGATCATGGTCGGCCCCGGCACCGGCGTGGCGCCCTTCCGGGGATTCCTGCAGGAGCGGCGCGCGCTGGGGCACGGTGGCCGGAACTGGTTGTTCTTCGGCGATCAGCACCGCCGCGAAAACTTCTACTATCGCGACGACTTGGAGGACATGGTCCGTGACGGGTTCCTGACCCGGCTGGACCTGGCGTTCTCCCGCGATCAGGCCGACCGGGTGTATGTGCAGCACAAGATGCTGGACCACGGGGCCGACCTGTGGCGCTGGCTGGACGACGGCGCCCACTTCTATGTCTGCGGTGACGCCACCCGGATGGCCAAGGACGTCGACGCCACGCTCACCACGATCCTGCGCACCCATGGCGGGATGTCCGAGGACGCCGCGCGCGACTACAAGCGGGAACTGGTCGCCCAGAAGCGGTACGTGCGCGACGTCTACTGA
- a CDS encoding LuxR C-terminal-related transcriptional regulator, with protein sequence MPGQWQLLDRPAEHEAIRSALSGTESCGVVLVGAAGVGKTTLARTVTASLSRKVHWTACTESSRSIPLGAFAHWVSSSGSRDPIALIGSARESLVAEGDTIVGIDDAHLLDQLSATLLHQIAVERSGHVVATVRSGEPVPDAVTSLWKDGYLQRFELSPFTKQQSIALIETVLGGTLEGLSADVMWETSGGNPLFLRNMVEGAVDAGTLTKVNGVWQFRGPTVIPSGLVELLDERLAHAGEDVLHALKLLALCEPLDIDALAELAGEEAVDAAEMRGLIRIVSDDGQINVRFSHPLFGEAVRRRVGTASARKLRGRIAKVLHERNLDTAASRIKLAELAIESDQGTDIELLITAAKDAVFLSNLPLGEKLARAAFDHGGGLSAAALLSRALLWQGHPVQADSILEQFAPADLNEMELVQWGIPRLSILFWSMGDVARADQVLALLRERVTHPILRLIIDATGSGMAVHRNKIGEGLEIAERVLANPEAPRQAVDFAAFAAGLSMPLIGRGNAFLPIAARCRTERKTTDGMVRIMVFYGEVLALAYTGQLELAQQRANEYTEFSSSGQFAGWAIAKIMDGVAATHSGRFRDAVSSIEQALAALNAESSLPWQLPGRLLLARAYAGMGNPAEAERVLDDAKEHSGEFMALHEPLRMLAKAWLAAAKGGHRSAIDLARAAADAAHSTGQYAVEAEALHSAARFGDRSVTRRLQDLVDRVDGPLPALFARHAAAVAAADPSELDKVATAFEEAGLLLSAADSAAQAVPLHDKAGHRRNSTESAAHALQLASKCGGAATPAIRSAARPLPVTAREREVAGLVAQGLSNRDIAERLTVSVRTVEGHIYRACIKLGVADRDELAKIVWNDLAQ encoded by the coding sequence ATGCCTGGTCAGTGGCAGCTTTTGGACCGGCCCGCCGAGCACGAGGCCATTCGGTCCGCCCTCAGCGGGACGGAAAGCTGCGGAGTCGTCCTAGTCGGAGCCGCCGGAGTGGGCAAGACCACGTTGGCACGCACCGTGACCGCATCACTGAGCCGGAAGGTGCACTGGACCGCGTGCACCGAGTCGTCCCGGAGCATCCCGCTCGGCGCATTCGCCCACTGGGTGTCGTCATCGGGATCCCGCGACCCGATCGCCCTGATCGGCTCGGCGCGCGAATCGCTGGTGGCCGAGGGCGACACCATCGTCGGCATCGACGATGCGCATTTGCTGGACCAGCTGTCAGCGACCCTGTTGCACCAGATCGCAGTCGAACGGTCCGGACACGTGGTGGCCACCGTCCGCAGCGGCGAACCCGTGCCCGACGCCGTCACCTCGCTGTGGAAGGACGGCTACCTCCAACGGTTCGAGCTGAGCCCGTTCACCAAGCAGCAGAGCATCGCGCTCATCGAGACCGTGCTGGGCGGCACCTTGGAGGGCCTCAGTGCAGACGTGATGTGGGAGACCTCAGGGGGTAACCCGCTGTTCCTGCGCAACATGGTCGAGGGTGCGGTCGACGCCGGGACGCTGACCAAGGTCAACGGAGTGTGGCAGTTCCGCGGCCCCACCGTCATCCCCTCCGGGCTCGTCGAACTGCTCGACGAACGGCTGGCACACGCCGGCGAAGACGTCCTGCACGCACTGAAACTGCTGGCGCTGTGCGAGCCACTCGACATCGATGCGCTGGCCGAACTCGCTGGCGAAGAAGCCGTCGACGCGGCCGAGATGCGCGGCCTGATCCGGATCGTCTCCGACGACGGGCAGATCAACGTCCGCTTCAGCCATCCGCTGTTCGGTGAGGCGGTGCGCCGGCGGGTCGGCACCGCCTCGGCCCGCAAGCTGCGCGGCCGCATCGCCAAGGTCCTGCACGAGCGCAACCTCGACACCGCTGCCAGCCGAATCAAGCTGGCGGAGTTGGCCATCGAGAGTGACCAGGGCACGGATATCGAGCTGCTGATCACCGCCGCGAAGGATGCGGTGTTCCTGTCCAACCTTCCGCTCGGCGAGAAGTTGGCCCGTGCCGCGTTCGACCATGGAGGCGGTCTCAGCGCCGCCGCGCTGCTGTCCCGCGCGCTGTTGTGGCAGGGCCATCCGGTGCAGGCCGACAGCATCCTCGAGCAGTTCGCCCCCGCCGATCTCAACGAGATGGAGCTGGTGCAGTGGGGCATCCCGCGGTTGTCCATCCTGTTCTGGTCCATGGGCGACGTGGCACGGGCCGATCAGGTGCTCGCCCTCCTGCGGGAGCGGGTGACCCATCCCATCCTGAGGCTGATCATCGACGCGACCGGCTCCGGCATGGCCGTGCACCGGAACAAGATCGGTGAAGGGCTGGAGATCGCCGAACGGGTACTGGCGAATCCTGAGGCGCCCCGGCAGGCGGTGGATTTCGCGGCATTCGCCGCCGGCCTGTCGATGCCGTTGATCGGGCGCGGCAACGCCTTCCTGCCGATCGCGGCGCGGTGCCGCACCGAACGCAAGACCACCGACGGCATGGTCCGGATCATGGTGTTCTACGGCGAGGTGCTGGCCCTGGCCTACACCGGCCAATTGGAGCTCGCACAGCAGCGGGCCAACGAGTACACCGAGTTCTCTTCGTCCGGCCAGTTCGCCGGCTGGGCGATCGCCAAGATCATGGACGGCGTGGCCGCCACCCACAGCGGCCGGTTCCGCGATGCCGTCTCGTCGATCGAGCAGGCGCTGGCCGCCCTGAACGCCGAGAGTTCATTGCCTTGGCAGCTTCCCGGCCGGTTGCTCCTGGCCCGCGCCTACGCCGGGATGGGCAATCCCGCCGAGGCCGAACGGGTACTCGACGACGCCAAGGAGCACTCGGGCGAATTCATGGCGCTGCACGAGCCCCTGCGGATGCTCGCCAAGGCCTGGTTGGCCGCCGCCAAGGGCGGGCACCGTTCGGCGATCGATCTGGCCCGGGCTGCCGCCGACGCGGCACATTCCACCGGCCAGTACGCCGTCGAAGCCGAGGCGCTGCACAGCGCCGCACGCTTCGGCGACCGCAGCGTGACCCGGCGCCTGCAGGACCTTGTCGACCGGGTGGACGGCCCGCTGCCTGCCCTGTTCGCGCGCCACGCCGCAGCAGTGGCCGCCGCCGACCCGAGCGAACTGGACAAGGTGGCCACCGCGTTCGAGGAAGCGGGCCTGCTGCTGTCGGCGGCCGACTCCGCCGCCCAGGCGGTGCCCCTGCACGACAAGGCCGGGCACCGGCGCAACAGCACCGAATCCGCCGCGCATGCCCTGCAATTGGCGTCCAAGTGCGGTGGCGCCGCCACCCCGGCGATCCGGTCGGCCGCCCGCCCCCTGCCGGTGACCGCGCGCGAGCGCGAGGTGGCCGGACTGGTGGCACAGGGATTGTCGAACCGCGACATCGCCGAGCGGCTGACCGTCTCGGTCCGCACCGTGGAGGGCCACATCTACCGCGCCTGCATCAAGCTCGGCGTGGCCGACCGGGATGAGCTGGCCAAGATCGTCTGGAACGACCTGGCTCAGTAG
- a CDS encoding catalase family protein — translation MTEAMAPADVRRITESLDPVRYHDNLEQPKAGEAEDIEKIIKSLRKNNERAYKKFKHGLRDAHAKSHAILRGELIVNPDLPDVLAQGMFADERSYPVIARISTTSGVLRSDKNRGVRGLGIKAIGVHGERAMKDPQDDPNVTQDFVLVTHEEFLFADAHAYRGLGMLSARLLARLSDNTLWAGSELLGALKKIGLPIPPNLAVFVAPNRPILGETFFSSAPIRYGDYVARFKYEPTSPEVKALADQTLPRNPGQDEHRDLIMAFFEKHSAEYTFSVQLCLDKDKMPIEDATKPWDSPYLPVAKVVYPKQNPYSALRRAYGDDVLSFNSWRGLEAHRPLGSINRLKRKVYEASSDFRHDKNKIERHEPCDISELPD, via the coding sequence ATGACCGAAGCGATGGCCCCCGCCGACGTACGTCGCATCACCGAGAGCCTCGACCCGGTTCGCTACCACGACAATCTCGAGCAGCCCAAGGCGGGCGAGGCCGAGGACATCGAGAAGATCATCAAGTCACTGCGCAAGAACAACGAACGGGCCTACAAGAAGTTCAAGCACGGCCTGCGTGACGCACATGCCAAGAGCCACGCAATCCTGCGCGGTGAACTCATCGTCAATCCGGACCTGCCGGACGTGCTCGCCCAGGGAATGTTCGCCGACGAGCGCAGTTACCCGGTGATCGCCCGCATATCGACGACCTCGGGGGTGCTGCGCAGCGACAAGAACCGCGGCGTGCGTGGCCTCGGCATCAAGGCCATCGGAGTGCACGGCGAGCGTGCGATGAAGGATCCGCAGGACGACCCGAACGTCACGCAGGACTTCGTGCTCGTCACCCACGAGGAATTCCTGTTCGCCGACGCTCACGCCTACCGCGGGCTGGGAATGCTCAGCGCCAGGCTGCTGGCCAGGTTGTCCGACAACACCCTGTGGGCGGGCAGCGAACTGCTCGGCGCGCTCAAGAAGATCGGCCTGCCGATACCGCCGAATCTGGCGGTGTTCGTCGCACCCAACCGGCCGATCCTGGGCGAGACATTCTTCTCCTCCGCCCCGATCCGCTACGGCGACTATGTGGCGCGGTTCAAGTACGAGCCCACCTCACCTGAGGTGAAAGCGCTTGCCGACCAGACTCTTCCGCGCAATCCCGGTCAGGATGAGCACCGCGATCTGATCATGGCGTTCTTCGAAAAGCACTCCGCGGAGTACACATTCAGCGTGCAACTGTGTCTGGACAAGGACAAGATGCCGATCGAAGACGCCACCAAGCCCTGGGACTCCCCGTATCTGCCGGTGGCCAAGGTGGTGTACCCCAAGCAGAATCCGTACAGCGCGCTGCGGCGCGCCTACGGCGACGACGTGCTCTCCTTCAACTCGTGGCGTGGCCTCGAGGCGCACCGGCCCCTGGGATCGATCAACCGGCTGAAGCGCAAGGTGTACGAGGCATCGAGCGACTTCCGGCACGACAAGAACAAGATCGAGCGGCACGAGCCGTGCGACATCTCCGAGCTCCCGGACTGA